In the genome of Aedes aegypti strain LVP_AGWG chromosome 2, AaegL5.0 Primary Assembly, whole genome shotgun sequence, the window TCACTCACCTTGGCCGATGATCAAACTTATCAGCATCACATCCACATTCATTTCCAAGCGTTCGTCGGTCAGATTCGCAAGATTTTAGTCACACGCGTCGTTTGCCTATCATCCTTATCATTTCTCGGCGCTTGTTTCGATTGAGATGTAATTGGCATAATACAATTTGTCAGCAATAAAGTGACAGCTTCGTTTGGGTTGTGACGCCTCCAGGTCATTAGGTAACGTTGAGCTGGTCGAATACTCCCGTATTCTCAGTTCACGGCAGCTGGTGAACGACATGGATGCTATCGAGAGCAGTAAAGTGAGGTTTTCAGTATCTTCTGAATACGGGTAAGTGACGAACGATTGAAGTTCCGGATCATTTCAGCGATGGAATCGACGCACCTCTTTGGATGTTTTGGAAGCGACGGCGATACATGGTGGTGGCGATGGCATTCCTTGGGTACTTCAACGTGTATTCTCTGCGAGTCAATCTAAGTGTGGCGATCGTAGCCATGACCGAACTGCGAGAAGTTGTGCATCCAAACGGAACGGTTGGGTTTGTAAGTGACAAGCGAAATAATGTGGAATGGTAGGGTTTTAAAATGACCATTTTAGGAGCGCGAGTTCGATTGGAGTTCAAGCGTTCAAGGATACGTGTTGAGTTCGTTCTTTTATGGGTACATTTTCACGCAAGTGCTTGGAGGCTACTTATCCAACAAGTTTGGTGGCACGAACGTAAGTTCCTTTCTGAACTGGTGACTTGGTTCAATAATTTGAAATCTTCCTGAAGGTTTTTGGCGTAGGTATTGGAGGTACGGCGATTCTGACCCTCTTGACACCGGTTTTGACACGACAAGGAGCTGGTTGGCTCATCGCCGTTCGCATTCTGGAGGGAGCATTTGAAGGTGTAACGTTTCCCTGTGGACATGCCATGTGGTCCGTTTGGGCGCCGCCTAGCGAGCGGTCCCGGATTTCTTCGATAGCTTTTACAGGAGCATTTGCCGGCACAGTCGTCGCGATGACACTTAGTGGAGTTCTGGCAGAATCGTGGGGTTGGGAGAGTGTGTTCTATTTCTTCGGAGTGGTGGCTTGCTTATGGTATATGGCCTGGCTGTTGCTAGTAAGAAAATCACCCGAGCATGATTTTCGGATGAGCCAGAAGGAGAAGGATTTCATAATGGTGACATCCGGACGACAAGAAAAGGatgttgaaaatgtgaaacatcCGTGGATGGCAATGCTTACTTCGAAACCCGTCATAGCTATGTCTATTGCCAGTATCGTCGAAGACTGGGGTTATTACACGCTTTTGACTGGATTGCCGACGTTTTTGAAAAGTAAGTATCGAAAGGTTCCAAACTCATAGGTTAAGGACGATAACTACGATATCTGAATTGAAGTCACAATGCTCTTTTTTGAAAGATAGGTAAGCACATGACCAGGCATTCATAATAGGGTGctgaaatgtttaatgaaatcttgtttttattcaggGCCCTATTTAATAAGtcaagtcgatcaaaaacgactcgactggagtcactgtcgaccaaaatttcgctcgacttgggtctgtcactcgagtttatcgacagttgtcgctctatgtgactggatactatgggagtcgatgggtgacatctgaaatatgcttgcttactttgatcgacaatgactacagacgagtcacgtgaattcgctcgaattacaaaatagaccccttaatagCACGAAATAGCATGTTTAAAAACTACTTTAGCTATTTTTAGCGGTCAAATAACGGCTATgtcatatttaaaatttaatttaaaaattggaaccaccttgacatttttggtcatgtttgacgtttgcgtAGTCGACAAAAACCCCACAGGGATTTTGGTTTtgacactggggttgttcctatctgacacttcggaagggacacggaaaacaaaatacacccaaaatttgagtttaggcCAAGGggtgcacagtggttccatttgttctacgaagcggtcatcaATCATATTACTCAATATCTGATGGTAAATACCATCATAAATTGCCAAATTAATTATGTTTGAGTGTTAAAACTCCATCGAGGTTGCTGTCGTTATTAATTTAACTTCAAAAATTCTGATTAGGATGTGGAGATCATATTGGGAATGCTCTATTATATGAATTATTATAAGTGCATAAAACCGCTTGCAATTATCTCTCTTTACGAGTCCAAGGTTAATAATAGTATTTACAGAGGTTAATAATAGTATTTACAGTGTAGCTTTACATGCTTTTTTATGTCTATATTAAAGAGACTTTCGGCCCGAGGTCGGTTCGTCTCTGCTTCACATGCTGTTAAGCTTActtttggtaccgtaaaacggggtaactttgatagttttttcgaagaaaacttgaatattaatgcatgctgtttcaatgaattataatttatatttttaaaacaagtactggcatcctagctatcgattgcagtggATAGATTGGCATAAGATTTATTTTGtgtggatatataatttttcatataatcgaaagtcggttttctgttttggggtaactttgataatggagtataaatcgaacagaaTGGAATGAATTACacaacatttatagggcattgcatacctataggcgtttaacgttatatggaaatttctaacttgcattacaaaaatggtcccagttggtgaaaatgcttttcgctaagagatttgacaCCATATTCAAgatctatgataactaggctttcaaagataagtgaccaactattcaaaactacatcgaatagtgatcgtagaacagattgtttgtaagcgtttcaaaaatgctaaaatcgtatattttttttatattcgtatatgaagcctcaaatgttttcgattcaaatgaaaacagctctaacatgaagtgtcatactaatattcttaagttttgcattcattttgcttaaccgaacaacagaaattatgatatttcgtttagtatgtggtgcgtcccgcactatcaaagttacccgcattatcaaagataccccgttttacggtatgtgaATCTAAAGAGCTAATTTACACTTTTCTAAGTGCCGAAGATGTACATACCaaataaatacttgaaatatttattaattGGTAATGCCAATTTCACATCAAATCTCTTCCAAAACCAAATAACGAACATGTCACTTAATGTAATTaaccttaagtttcaaatatttacaattgagaaaaaaaactaataaactatttggtaatattttgttgcttcttaatattttttaatctcACAATTCTATATTTCAGCGCTGTatatatacactacccgtcatatatacggactcactgaaataagtattgcaacactcagctgaatattgaatcaccctgaaaagtttagcatcacctcaaaacaggtaatttcacattgctatatctcgagatccttacgaagAAGCTATCTTCAGCagagttgttcaggggatcaaggacatccggaaggcaAATATGTAGTTTAGTTTGCGATTTTGCCACTaagtggcggtagtgagcatgtaaaattgagcatttaaaactagttctagcttgtgatccataagagatagaaagtttgggtcttcggcaaagttgctcaggggttcaaggacatccgaaaagggaacagtttagttcgcgattttgccgctaggtggcgctagtgagcatgcattcaaaaatgaagtgtcacatgacatgaatcatttggatataaagcgaatcatatctgaataaattgaacaagaatGTAATCGGTCCTGAATTACTTGTGTATGAAGTGAATATTACCTTAAACACTTGACTATGAAATGAATCAGATATGAATCACATGAAGTGATTctcacctgaaacacttgaatataaagtgaatgagacctgaatgccttaaatttactttaataatcaaacatcaatcacttggatattgaaCTAATCATATCTGAAAAACGTACATAAAGTGATTCAAGcataaatcacttgaaaatgaagtgaatcagccctaacttacttgcaattaggaaactggatcaaaaaagtagtaattagaaatcaagtgtaaagtgaatgcataactttttgtgtttcgttcatcttccgtggtgctttctttgcttcagggtttcgtttttactaccactgaaaaagagccaggCAATagtttcagttttgaatatcgccctattctgAATAACTTAATAATAAAGTGAATCTGACGTGGAACACTTGCGGGTATGGAGAGAACTAAACTTGAATctattgaatttaaaatgaatcaatAACTTGGATATGAATTCAATCAAACTTAAACCATGAAGAGATtctgacttgaataatttgaatatgatgaatatgagtcctgactgagtcactcgcacatggag includes:
- the LOC5564465 gene encoding sialin, coding for MDAIESSKVSDGIDAPLWMFWKRRRYMVVAMAFLGYFNVYSLRVNLSVAIVAMTELREVVHPNGTVGFEREFDWSSSVQGYVLSSFFYGYIFTQVLGGYLSNKFGGTNVFGVGIGGTAILTLLTPVLTRQGAGWLIAVRILEGAFEGVTFPCGHAMWSVWAPPSERSRISSIAFTGAFAGTVVAMTLSGVLAESWGWESVFYFFGVVACLWYMAWLLLVRKSPEHDFRMSQKEKDFIMVTSGRQEKDVENVKHPWMAMLTSKPVIAMSIASIVEDWGYYTLLTGLPTFLKTVLNFDLQESGFLSALPYLAMGILLSASGYLADWLQIRGYLTTTQVRKYFTCGAFLGQLICMMIGALVLSPAPTILCVTIAVGLGGVAWCGYLLNPLDLSPKSSGVLMGISNGFAAISGVIGPIVTGYITTNNTEDEWRTVFYIAVGIYIVGTLVYWFWASGELQPWSLEMTQQKNQTRNETNYISSIESKQV